One segment of Erigeron canadensis isolate Cc75 chromosome 2, C_canadensis_v1, whole genome shotgun sequence DNA contains the following:
- the LOC122588194 gene encoding transmembrane protein 53-A-like, with protein sequence MEFTLSKSLVKSTNNYRYFFNTFFIFPKSNNNTLIIRKNSSNLTFTSHTPQITCTFKLSNPTSFFRFNFPNLKPILPSFNFNPFSKITASLDHIAEVFVGNDKNPIEWHLTSSDTELGYGSNDKKLVVVLLGWLGCDHEIQLRQYADLYNMLGVNAVTFATSVNDVLDFVPRVDNVKARLEVLVDEMVEWMQYQNEEECFLVFHTFSNIGWLAYGALLNILQGKEEILNKIKGCVVDSGGVPEFDPKIWAAEITTTVLTMFAESGKKQNGNDEELMLFEAESASQFEEIITQALESPDGDFDSILRRLTEVTSTLSENQPSHPQLYLYSTADKVIPFQKIESFAEHQKKLGKKVTTFNFESSPHLDHYRAFPDMYRSLIQNFLKDCVAVEGRQLYKLLMLKAANWFS encoded by the exons ATGGAGTTCACACTTAGCAAATCACTTGTAAAATCCACCAATAATTATCGCTACTTCTTCAACACATTCTTCATTTTTccaaaatcaaataataatacaCTCATCATAAGAAAAAACTCATCAAACTTAACTTTCACTAGTCACACTCCTCAAATAACATGCACTTTTAAACTCTCAAACCCAACCTCATTTTTTCGCTTTAACTTCCCAAACTTAAAACCAATACTGCCatcattcaatttcaacccattcTCAAAAATAACCGCTTCACTTGACCACATTGCTGAAGTTTTCGTTGGAAACGACAAAAACCCGATCGAATGGCACTTAACGTCTAGTGACACAGAGTTGGGATACGGGTCTAATGACAAAAAACTGGTTGTAGTGTTGTTGGGTTGGTTAGGATGTGATCATGAGATACAATTGAGACAGTATGCTGACCTGTATAATATGCTTGGTGTTAATGCTGTCACCTTTGCTACTTCGGTCAACGATGTCTTAGATTTCGTGCCACGGGTGGATAATGTGAAGGCCAGACTTGAAGTTTTGGTTGATGAGATGGTGGAGTGGATGCAGTACCAGAATGAGGAGGAATGTTTTTTGGTCTTTCATACGTTTAGTAACATCGGCTGGCTTGC CTATGGTGCACTATTGAACATATTGCAAGGTAAAGAAGAGATACTTAACAAGATCAAAGGATGTGTTGTTGATTCTGGAGGTGTCCCCGAGTTTGATCCCAAG ATATGGGCAGCTGAAATCACGACGACCGTGCTTACCATGTTTGCTGAATCCGGGAAGAAACAAAATGGAAATGATGAGGAGTTAATGTTATTTGAGGCCGAGTCAGCCTCACAATTTGAAGAGATTATCACACAGGCTCTTGAATCCCCAGATGGAGATTT TGATTCAATACTCAGGAGGCTGACAGAAGTAACATCCACTCTCTCAGAGAACCAGCCAAGTCATCCACAGCTTTATCTCTACAGTACAGCGGATAAGGTCATTCCATTCCAAAAAATAGAATCTTTTGCCGAACACCAAAAGAAACTTGGAAAAAAAGTAACGACATTTAACTTCGAATCTAGCCCACATTTAGATCATTACCGAGCATTCCCAGATATGTACCGATCTCTCATTCAAAATTTCTTGAAAGATTGTGTTGCTGTTGAGGGAAGACAATTGTACAAGTTGCTCATGTTGAAAGCCGCAAACTGGTTTTCTTAA
- the LOC122586843 gene encoding protein RADIALIS-like 3 gives MASNSISYGSSCLWTAKQNKLFETALAVYDRDTPDRWIKIARAVGGKSAEEVKMHYEVLLQDLRHIESGYIPSPNYRP, from the coding sequence ATGGCATCAAACTCAATCTCATACGGTTCCAGCTGTTTGTGGACAGCTAAGCAGAACAAACTATTTGAAACAGCACTTGCTGTTTATGATCGAGACACCCCTGACCGTTGGATAAAGATTGCACGGGCAGTGGGTGGCAAGTCTGCAGAAGAAGTGAAAATGCACTATGAAGTGCTTCTTCAGGACCTTAGGCACATAGAGTCCGGCTATATTCCTTCTCCTAATTACAGACCTTAG
- the LOC122586841 gene encoding ATPase family AAA domain-containing protein 3, with product MGISKFVSLAAMTAFAAASTTTYVHADAPPSNPDPKPEVEDSKGGFDAEALERGARALREINSNPYSKQVFELMRKQEQARLTEIEAEKAHQEAIQARLDIERQRKLAEDQSNLVQQQSQAKAQMMRYEDELARKRMQTDHEAQRQHNAELARMQEESLIRKEQARRATEEQIQAQQRQTEKERAEIERETIRVKAMAEAEGRAHEAKLTEDHNKRMLIERVNGEKEKWLAAINAAFGHVEDGVRMLLTDRSKLVMTVGGVTALAAGVYTTREGARVMWGYVNRILGQPSLIRESSMEKFPWSGIVTRGTQKLRSFNMAAGKPGSAENKHKFGNIVLHPSLQKRIEHIARATANTKFHQAPFRNMMFYGPPGTGKTLVAREIARKSGLDYAMMTGGDVAPLGAQAVTKIHDIFDWSKKSKRGLLLFIDEADAFLCERNSIHMSEAQRSALNALLFRTGDQSRDVVLVLATNRPGDLDSAITDRIDDVIEFPLPQVDERLKLLKLYLHKYLYAEGDSSKETKWHSFFAKKTQKIVVKDLSDDVIREAAEKIEGFSGREIAKLIASVQAAVYGRPDCVLDSQLFMEIVDYKVGEHHQRIELANAGNKLA from the exons ATGGGTATCTCAAAGTTTGTATCTTTAGCTGCTATGACGGCTTTTGCAGCCGCATCAACCACCACTTATGTCCACGCCGACGCGCCGCCGTCGAACCCGGATCCTAAACCCGAAGTTGAAGATTCTAAAGGTGGGTTTGATGCTGAAGCTTTGGAAAGAGGGGCTAGAGCACTTAGAGAAATTAATAGCAATCCTTATTCAAAGCag gtatTTGAGTTGATGAGAAAGCAGGAGCAGGCTCGACTTACAGAAATAGAAGCAGAGAAGGCTCATCAGGAAGCTATTCAAGCTCGACTTGATATT GAAAGACAGCGGAAACTTGCGGAAGATCAAAGTAATTTAGTACAGCAACAATCACAAGCTAAGGCTCAAATGATGCGATATGAAGACGAATTGGCTAGGAAAAGAATGCAG aCAGATCACGAAGCCCAAAGACAACACAATGCTGAGTTGGCAAGGATGCAAGAGGAATCGTTAATACGAAAAGAACAAGCAAGACGAGCAACTGAAGAGCAGATTCAAGCTCAACAACGGCAGACAGAGAAAGAGAGAGCCGAGATTGAGCGTGAAACCATCAGGGTTAAAGCCATGGCTGAAGCTGAAGGCCGCGCCCATGAAGCAAAACTAACCGAGGACCACAACAAGAGGATGCTTATAGAACGTGTAAATGGTGAAAAGGAAAAATGGCTTGCTGCAATTAACGCAGCTTTTGGTCACGTTGAAG ATGGTGTCAGGATGTTGCTGACAGATAGAAGCAAATTAGTAATGACGGTTGGCGGAGTTACTGCCTTAGCTGCAGGAGTTTATACAACCAG GGAAGGTGCCAGAGTTATGTGGGGGTATGTAAATCGTATTCTTGGACAACCGTCATTGATTCGAGAATCATCCATGGAAAAATTCCCATGGTCCGGGATAGTAACCCGTGGAACACAAAAACTTCGCAGTTTTAATATGGCAGCCGGAAAACCAGGTTCTGCagaaaacaaacataaatttggGAACATCGTTCTCCATCCTTCTTTGCAGAAGAGAATAGAGCACATTGCTCGAGCTACAGCAAACACCAAGTTTCATCAAGCGCCATTTCGCAACATGATGTTTTATGGACCTCCGGGCACCGGCAAAACTCTGGTTGCAAGGGAAATAGCCCGAAAGtcg GGTCTGGATTATGCAATGATGACTGGAGGAGATGTTGCTCCACTTGGGGCCCAAGCAGTTACCAAAATTCACgatatatttgattggtcaaaaaAGTCAAAGAGGGGTTTGCTTCTATTTATTGATGAGGCTGATGCTTTCCTTTGCGA ACGTAATAGCATACACATGAGTGAAGCCCAAAGAAGTGCTTTAAACGCATTGCTCTTCAGAACAGGAGACCAATCAAGAGATGTTGTTCTTGTCCTGGCCACCAATAGACCTGGTGATCTTGATAGTGCTATAACTGACCGTATCGATGATGTCATAGAGTTCCCCCTTCCTCAGGTTGATGAACGGTTGAAACTATTGAAACTCTATCTACACAAATATCTTTATGCAGAAGGTGACAGCAGCAAGGAAACCAAATGGCATTCGTTTTTCgccaagaaaacacaaaagataGTGGTCAAAGATCTTTCAGATGACGTTATCCGAGAGGCTGCTGAAAAGATAGAAGGGTTTTCTGGCCGTGAAATAGCGAAATTAATAGCTAGTGTTCAAGCAGCTGTGTACGGCAGGCCAGATTGTGTTTTGGATTCCCAGCTATTCATGGAGATTGTAGATTACAAGGTTGGGGAGCATCATCAAAGAATTGAGCTAGCAAATGCAGGTAATAAACTAGCATAG
- the LOC122588805 gene encoding anaphase-promoting complex subunit 10 encodes MATESSEGEEETRLMGGNPQLVIDGDLREMAKTAAWSVSSCKPGNGVSCLRDDNFETYWQSDGAQPHLVNIQFQKKVKLQLVALYVDFNLDESYTPSRIAIRAGDGFHNLKEIKTVELVKPTGWVNIYLSGSDPRDAFVNTFMLQIGILSNHLNGRDTHVRQIKVYGPRPNPIPHQPFQFTSTEFITYSTLR; translated from the exons ATGGCAACGGAATCTTCGGAGGGAGAGGAAGAAACGAGACTGATGGGAGGAAACCCGCAGTTAGTGATCGACGGGGATCTCCGTGAGATGGCGAAAACCGCTGCTTGGAGTGTTAGCTCTTGTAAACCTGGCAATGGCGTTTCCTGTCTCAGAGATGATAATTTTGAAACTTATTGGCA atcGGATGGTGCACAACCGCACCTAGTTAACATTCAGtttcaaaaaaaagttaagcTTCAA TTAGTTGCGCTTTATGTTGATTTTAATCTTGATGAGAGTTATACACCTAGTAGGATTGCAATTCGTGCTGGAGATGGTTTTCACAATTTAAAG GAAATAAAAACCGTAGAACTAGTCAAACCAACTGGTTGGgtaaacatatatttatctGGAAGTGATCCACG GGACGCTTTTGTAAATACCTTCATGTTGCAAATTGGTATATTGTCAAATCATCTCAACGGCAGGGACACACACGTCCGCCAGATAAAAGTCTATGGACCACGACC GAACCCTATACCACACCAACCATTTCAATTCACTTCAACTGAATTCATTACTTACTCAACTTTGAGATGA